One Deltaproteobacteria bacterium DNA window includes the following coding sequences:
- a CDS encoding 4-oxalocrotonate tautomerase family protein, giving the protein MPFVNVKITREGATPEKKAEVIRRMTQVLADVLGKNPATTIVVIEEVETDNWGIAGETVTVRRKQGK; this is encoded by the coding sequence ATGCCGTTCGTGAACGTCAAGATCACCCGCGAAGGCGCGACGCCGGAGAAGAAGGCGGAGGTGATCCGGCGGATGACGCAGGTGCTGGCGGACGTCCTCGGCAAGAACCCCGCGACGACGATCGTCGTGATCGAGGAGGTCGAGACCGACAACTGGGGGATCGCCGGGGAGACGGTGACGGTTCGAAGAAAACAGGGGAAGTGA
- a CDS encoding fumarate hydratase yields the protein MPEFSYQDPFPLGKDDAKYRLLTKEYVSTAKFDGKEILKVDPEGLALLANQAMRDVSFLLRPAHNEKVAAILSDPEASPNDKGVAVALLRNAEVAANFVLPFCQDTGTATIVGKKGQQVWTGARDEEYLSRGVHKTYTEENLRYSQTIPLTMYEEVNSGTNLPAQIDLYATEGSEYKFLFVAKGGGSANKTYLFQETKALLNPASLEKFLVEKMKTLGTAACPPYHLAFVVGGTSAEGCLKTVKLASTGYLDHLPTKGNKGGQAFRDLDMEARLQAAARRSGYGAQFGGVHFAHDVRVVRLPRHGASCPVGMGVSCSADRNVKAKINKSGIWLEELDRNPGRRIPAKYRGKHEHGVVKVNLDRPMKEILAELSKYPVTTQLSLSGTIIVGRDIAHAKLKERIDQGKGMPQYAKDHPIYYAGPAKTPKGMPSGSFGPTTAGRMDSYVDLFQSHGGSLVMIAKGNRSKAVTDACKKHGGFYLGSIGGPAALLAQENIKKVEVLEYPELGMEAIWKIEVVDFPAFILVDDKGNDFFQQIACAG from the coding sequence ATGCCGGAATTTTCGTACCAGGACCCGTTTCCGCTGGGGAAGGACGACGCCAAGTACCGCCTCCTGACGAAAGAGTACGTCTCGACCGCGAAGTTCGACGGCAAGGAGATCCTGAAGGTGGACCCGGAAGGGCTCGCGCTGCTGGCGAACCAGGCGATGCGCGACGTCTCCTTCCTCCTGCGCCCCGCCCACAACGAGAAGGTGGCCGCGATCCTGTCGGATCCCGAGGCGTCCCCCAACGACAAGGGCGTGGCGGTGGCGCTGCTGCGCAACGCGGAAGTCGCGGCCAACTTCGTCCTGCCGTTCTGCCAGGACACGGGCACCGCGACGATCGTCGGCAAGAAGGGGCAGCAGGTGTGGACCGGCGCCCGCGACGAGGAGTACCTCTCCAGGGGCGTCCACAAGACGTACACGGAGGAGAATCTCCGGTACTCGCAGACGATCCCGCTCACCATGTACGAGGAGGTCAACTCGGGGACGAACCTCCCCGCCCAGATCGACCTCTACGCCACGGAAGGATCGGAGTACAAGTTCCTCTTCGTCGCCAAGGGCGGCGGCTCCGCGAACAAGACGTACCTCTTCCAGGAGACCAAGGCGCTCTTGAACCCCGCGTCGCTCGAGAAGTTCCTGGTCGAGAAGATGAAGACGCTCGGGACCGCGGCGTGCCCGCCGTACCACCTGGCGTTCGTCGTCGGGGGGACGTCGGCCGAAGGGTGCCTGAAAACCGTAAAGCTCGCCTCCACCGGCTACCTGGACCACCTTCCCACGAAGGGGAACAAGGGGGGACAGGCGTTCCGCGACCTCGACATGGAGGCCCGGCTGCAGGCCGCCGCGCGCAGGTCCGGGTACGGGGCGCAGTTCGGCGGGGTGCACTTCGCGCACGACGTGCGGGTCGTCCGCCTGCCGCGCCACGGCGCGTCGTGCCCGGTCGGGATGGGCGTCTCCTGCTCGGCCGACCGCAACGTGAAGGCGAAGATCAACAAGTCCGGCATCTGGCTCGAGGAGCTCGACCGGAACCCGGGCCGGCGGATCCCGGCGAAGTACCGCGGGAAGCACGAGCACGGCGTCGTGAAGGTGAACCTGGACCGGCCGATGAAGGAGATCCTCGCCGAGCTTTCGAAATACCCGGTCACCACGCAGCTCTCCCTCTCCGGCACGATCATCGTGGGGCGCGACATCGCCCACGCGAAGCTCAAGGAGCGGATCGACCAGGGGAAGGGGATGCCGCAGTACGCCAAGGACCACCCGATCTACTACGCCGGCCCCGCGAAGACCCCGAAGGGGATGCCGTCCGGATCGTTCGGCCCCACCACCGCCGGGAGGATGGACTCGTACGTGGACCTGTTCCAGTCGCACGGCGGGTCGCTCGTCATGATCGCGAAGGGGAACCGGAGCAAGGCGGTGACCGACGCGTGCAAAAAGCACGGCGGCTTCTACCTCGGTTCGATCGGGGGCCCCGCCGCGCTGCTCGCGCAGGAGAACATCAAGAAGGTCGAAGTGCTCGAATACCCCGAGCTGGGGATGGAGGCGATCTGGAAGATCGAGGTCGTGGACTTCCCGGCGTTCATCCTGGTGGACGACAAGGGGAACGACTTCTTCCAGCAGATCGCCTGCGCCGGCTGA
- a CDS encoding transglutaminase domain-containing protein, with protein MKPELDSVSRSFGRTGAVVFAVLLSASVLLPPYPRNADAKERTALVTVSVKLASPPSAETVRMWVPYPMSDGNQEITDIRVDGNFTRQGVYREGRFGNPILFAEWKNVPGERTMTYAFRVARKELVARGLPEKELSYSREEFRKELAPAAVVPTDGPVKELAGRITAGKATNREKARAIYDWIVDNMRRDPGIKGCGLGEVEGLLSSLGGKCADIHSVFVALARAAGVPAREVFGIRLPKGAEGDMSKAQHCWAEWYLPGYGWVAVDPADVRKAILERKITVEEARPLREYYFGAVDESRIAFGTGRDLRLNPPQAGPPLNYFMYPYAEADGKPLNEDLFGFNLGYTIRFREL; from the coding sequence ATGAAACCGGAATTGGACAGTGTTTCCCGCTCCTTCGGTAGGACCGGGGCGGTCGTTTTCGCGGTTTTGCTATCCGCTTCCGTTCTTCTTCCTCCATATCCCCGGAATGCCGACGCCAAGGAGCGCACGGCTCTCGTGACGGTGAGCGTGAAGCTCGCCTCGCCTCCTTCGGCGGAGACGGTCCGGATGTGGGTACCGTACCCGATGTCGGACGGGAACCAGGAGATCACCGACATCCGGGTCGACGGGAACTTCACGCGCCAGGGTGTGTACCGCGAAGGGAGGTTCGGCAATCCGATCCTCTTCGCGGAGTGGAAGAACGTCCCCGGAGAACGGACGATGACGTACGCTTTCCGGGTGGCCCGGAAGGAACTTGTCGCCCGGGGTCTTCCGGAGAAGGAGCTTTCGTACTCGCGGGAGGAGTTCCGGAAGGAACTCGCCCCGGCGGCGGTCGTCCCCACCGACGGCCCGGTCAAGGAGCTTGCGGGAAGGATCACGGCGGGGAAGGCGACGAACCGGGAGAAGGCCCGGGCGATCTACGACTGGATCGTCGACAACATGCGCCGCGACCCGGGCATCAAGGGGTGCGGTCTGGGGGAGGTGGAGGGGCTCCTGTCCTCGCTGGGGGGAAAGTGCGCGGACATCCACTCCGTGTTCGTGGCCTTGGCGAGGGCCGCGGGAGTCCCGGCCCGCGAAGTGTTCGGGATCCGCTTGCCGAAGGGAGCCGAGGGCGATATGTCCAAAGCGCAGCACTGCTGGGCGGAGTGGTACCTGCCCGGGTACGGTTGGGTCGCAGTGGACCCTGCGGACGTGCGGAAAGCGATTTTGGAACGGAAGATCACGGTGGAGGAGGCCCGCCCGCTGCGGGAATACTACTTCGGCGCCGTCGACGAGAGCCGGATCGCTTTCGGGACGGGGAGAGACCTGCGACTCAATCCGCCGCAGGCGGGGCCGCCTCTGAACTACTTCATGTATCCATATGCGGAGGCGGACGGAAAACCTCTGAACGAGGACCTCTTCGGGTTCAACCTCGGCTACACGATCCGCTTCAGGGAGTTGTGA